From the genome of Flavobacterium luteolum, one region includes:
- a CDS encoding RidA family protein → MSEIKKNSRNTENAPKSPFSTQTVAFSHYNNFSAQLPIDPKTGEIVSGDIKEQAKQCLTNIQAIVESIGHVMDDTVKLTVFLKSISDIEAVDEVYKTFFKSNLPTRTTVAVEALPLDGALIQIDTLISNGEGTTPQKALDLVKVTRNTENAPKSIHAHNVAFSHYSNISAQLPIDPQSGKIVAGGVKEQTEQCLENIKAILESIGHVMNDVVKTTVFLKDISDAEVVNEVLAKFFPSYVPARTIVSACALPLGALIQIDTAVSHGDGTPPQLPEDARFLVIEANNTENAPKVPYSHTVAYSHYNHIAGQLPLVPENNQIVGSGIKEQAAQCLNNIKAIVESIDHKMDDIVKVNIQLRNVADITDVNEIYTSFFSGDLPARTVIGVSAIPVDALVQIDAVVSNSEGTPA, encoded by the coding sequence ATGAGCGAAATTAAAAAGAACTCGAGAAACACAGAAAATGCGCCAAAAAGCCCATTTTCAACGCAGACAGTAGCGTTTTCTCATTACAACAATTTTTCGGCGCAATTGCCTATTGATCCTAAAACGGGAGAAATTGTTAGTGGCGATATTAAAGAGCAGGCAAAACAATGTTTGACAAATATCCAAGCAATTGTAGAAAGCATTGGTCATGTTATGGATGATACAGTAAAACTAACTGTTTTCTTAAAGAGTATTTCTGATATAGAAGCAGTAGATGAAGTGTACAAAACATTCTTCAAAAGCAATCTTCCAACTCGCACAACAGTTGCCGTAGAAGCTCTGCCATTAGATGGCGCTTTAATTCAGATAGATACTCTTATTTCAAACGGTGAGGGAACAACTCCGCAAAAAGCTTTAGATCTTGTTAAAGTAACCAGAAATACAGAAAATGCACCAAAGAGCATACACGCACATAACGTAGCGTTTTCTCACTATAGTAATATTTCAGCTCAATTGCCTATCGATCCACAATCTGGTAAAATTGTTGCAGGTGGCGTAAAAGAACAGACTGAACAATGTTTAGAAAATATTAAAGCTATTTTAGAAAGCATTGGACACGTTATGAATGATGTAGTTAAAACTACCGTTTTTCTTAAAGACATTTCAGATGCTGAAGTTGTAAACGAAGTTTTAGCAAAATTCTTCCCAAGCTATGTTCCAGCTAGAACAATTGTTAGTGCTTGTGCTTTACCACTTGGGGCTTTGATTCAAATTGATACTGCTGTATCACATGGTGACGGAACCCCTCCACAACTTCCAGAAGATGCACGTTTTTTAGTGATTGAAGCAAATAACACAGAAAACGCACCAAAAGTTCCGTATTCGCACACAGTTGCTTATTCACATTACAATCATATTGCAGGTCAATTGCCTTTGGTTCCAGAAAACAATCAAATAGTTGGAAGCGGAATTAAAGAACAGGCTGCACAATGTTTAAATAATATCAAAGCAATTGTAGAAAGTATCGACCATAAAATGGATGACATTGTTAAGGTAAATATTCAGCTTAGAAATGTTGCAGATATTACAGATGTAAATGAAATCTATACTTCATTTTTCAGCGGAGATTTGCCTGCAAGAACAGTAATTGGAGTTTCGGCAATTCCTGTGGATGCTTTAGTTCAAATTGATGCTGTTGTTTCTAACAGTGAAGGTACACCAGCTTAA